The following is a genomic window from Chryseobacterium ginsenosidimutans.
GGTCATTATCAGATAAGTCTTTTATTAAAAGAGCTTCTGAAAAATCATTAACATATAATTCTAATGTTTCAGTACCCAATTTTTGGTTAATTTCTAAAAACAGCAATCCATTATTATTCAGATACTTTCTAGAATCTTCAGCAATTTTTCTGTAGAAAATCAAAGCGTCGGAAGTAGGAGAGAATAGCGCCATTTTCGGTTCAAATTCTTTCACGGAATCAGCAATTTCATCTTCTTCTTCAATCCCGATATAAGGCGGATTTGAAATCATAATATCAAAGTTTTGATTCAAATCAAAATCAAGATAATCTGCATGAATAAAATTAATTTCAAGCTTATGAAAATCTGCATTTTTTTTGGCGACTTCTAAAGCTTTTTCAGAAAAATCAATCGAAGTAACTTCAGCTTCAGGAAAATGTTTCTTTAAAATCAAGGAAATTATTCCGCTTCCGGTACCAATGTCAAGAATTTTTAATTTATCAATGGTAAATTCTAAATTTTTAATTTTTTTAATCGCCATTTCCAGCAATTCCTCCGTTTCAGGGCGAGGAATCAACACATTTTCATTGACGAAAAAAGTCATTCCGTAGAATTCTGTTTCGCCTAAAATCTGTTGATAGGGTTTGTTGGCTTTTAATTCTGAA
Proteins encoded in this region:
- the prmC gene encoding peptide chain release factor N(5)-glutamine methyltransferase → MTITEFKTYFKTELSELYTDSESIFLSSVFVEKIVGFDAFHQRRFSGQELLTDDENKLLKVISELKANKPYQQILGETEFYGMTFFVNENVLIPRPETEELLEMAIKKIKNLEFTIDKLKILDIGTGSGIISLILKKHFPEAEVTSIDFSEKALEVAKKNADFHKLEINFIHADYLDFDLNQNFDIMISNPPYIGIEEEDEIADSVKEFEPKMALFSPTSDALIFYRKIAEDSRKYLNNNGLLFLEINQKLGTETLELYVNDFSEALLIKDLSDNDRFIFGKK